The Bacteroidota bacterium genome has a window encoding:
- the buk gene encoding butyrate kinase, whose product MSRFRILVVNPRTTFTKIAIFDNEELVYLNKVNHTQDELDLFHNILDQHEYRKNIVLKELQEADIAAESIHAVVGRGGLIKPVKSGVFEINDHLIEDLTNSPVGEDSVNLGGLIAKDIADSLSIKAYTCDPVVVDELDDLARIAGHPDFERKSVFHALNQKAVARRYANSFSKKVEELNLIVAHIGIGITIGAHHFGRVIDVNQGYDGEGPFTPKRSGTLPMGDLIRMCYSGQFSEEEMLKKITGKGGMTAYFGTDDMKEIAIKAQNGDKEVKLIFDAMAYQVSKYIGMMIPVLKGNVDAILLTGGITNNKYFVDQIIERVEKIALVHVYPEGDEMESLAKNVLAVLRGERDTLLYE is encoded by the coding sequence ATGAGTCGATTTAGAATTTTGGTGGTAAATCCGAGAACTACGTTTACAAAAATTGCAATCTTTGATAATGAAGAGCTTGTTTATCTAAATAAAGTAAATCACACGCAGGATGAACTGGATCTGTTTCATAATATTCTCGACCAGCATGAATACCGCAAGAATATAGTATTAAAAGAACTACAAGAAGCTGATATTGCTGCTGAATCCATTCATGCAGTGGTCGGACGAGGAGGATTGATAAAACCTGTTAAATCTGGTGTATTTGAAATAAATGACCATTTGATCGAAGATTTAACGAATTCACCAGTGGGTGAAGATTCTGTTAATTTAGGTGGACTGATCGCTAAAGATATTGCAGATTCATTATCCATAAAAGCCTATACCTGCGATCCTGTTGTTGTTGATGAATTAGACGATTTAGCACGAATAGCTGGACATCCGGATTTTGAGCGCAAATCAGTATTCCATGCTTTGAATCAAAAAGCTGTGGCCAGACGCTACGCAAATTCATTCAGCAAAAAAGTCGAAGAATTAAATCTTATCGTTGCGCATATTGGCATAGGAATAACAATTGGGGCACACCATTTCGGACGTGTAATTGATGTCAATCAGGGCTATGATGGAGAAGGCCCCTTTACACCCAAGCGAAGTGGCACATTGCCCATGGGGGATTTGATTCGGATGTGTTACAGTGGCCAGTTTAGCGAAGAAGAAATGTTGAAAAAAATAACTGGTAAAGGTGGTATGACTGCTTATTTTGGAACAGATGATATGAAAGAAATTGCCATCAAAGCCCAAAATGGAGATAAAGAAGTTAAACTTATTTTTGATGCAATGGCTTACCAGGTTTCTAAATACATTGGAATGATGATTCCTGTATTAAAAGGAAATGTAGATGCAATTCTGTTAACAGGAGGTATTACTAATAATAAGTATTTCGTTGATCAAATTATTGAGCGTGTTGAAAAAATAGCTTTAGTTCATGTATATCCTGAAGGAGATGAAATGGAATCTCTGGCTAAAAATGTTTTAGCTGTTTTAAGAGGAGAAAGAGACACCTTATTGTATGAATAA
- a CDS encoding methylmalonyl-CoA mutase family protein — protein MLTIYKPKNHIRIVTAASLFDGHDAAINIMRRIIQASGVEVIHLGHDRSVQEIVDCAIQEDVQAIAITSYQGGHMEFFKYMYDLLKEQNCEHIKIFGGGGGVILPDEIKELQAYGITRIYSPDDGRTLGLQGMINDLIEQSDFPTGLNLNGELKEIEEKNVRSIGRIISAAENYPESIVGFINNIKEKKLCKQSPVLGITGTGGAGKSSMVDELVRRFLDDFPEKTIGIISVDPSKRKTGGALLGDRIRMNSIHNPRVYMRSLATRQSNLAMSKYVQDAVCVLAAANYDLIILEPSGIGQSDTEIIDHSDVSLYVMTPEYGAATQLEKIDMLDFADVIALNKFDKRGSLDALRDVRKQYQRNHQLWEQKVEEMPVYGTIASQFNDPGVNELYRAIINTVVKKTGKDFESGIQETDELSEKIHIIPPNRVRYLSEITDTIRQYNKWSEDQAEIAQKLYNLTESISLLAETDHAEAKKSLETLAQSIELELDRKNKMILDGWEEKTACFQQDEFVYKVRDKEIKVETFTKSLSHSKIPKISFPKYKAWGDILKWILRENFPGEFPYAAGVFPFKREGEDPTRMFAGEGGPERTNKRFHYVSVNMPAKRLSTAFDSVTLYGRDPDRRPDIYGKIGNAGVSICCLDDAKKLYSGFDLVNPKTSVSMTINGPAPAMVGYFMNAAIDQNCEKYIIENGLVDEINKKIEAIFKEKGTKRPAYQGKLPEGNNGLGLMLLGVCGEMVLPADVYSKIKADTICAVRGTVQADILKEDQAQNTCIFSTDFSLKLMGDIQSYFIDNYVRNFYSVSISGYHIAEAGANPISQLAFTLANGFTYVEYYLSRGMNIDDFAPNLSFFFSNGIDPEYSVLGRVARLIWAKAMKMKYGGNARSQMLKYHIQTSGRSLHAQEIDFNDIRTTLQALYAIYDNCNSLHTNAYDEAITTPTEESVRRAVAIQMIINHELGLAKNQNPLQGSFIIEELTDLVEEAVMAEFDRITERGGVLGAMETMYQRGKIQEESLYYETLKHTGELPIMGVNTWLSSTGSPTTIPGEVIRATEEEKEYQIGMLEQLHQTYQQESESILVELKDAAIKNKNIFNALMEATKVCSIGQITSALFEVGGQYRRNM, from the coding sequence AACTGCGAACATATAAAGATTTTTGGCGGTGGCGGTGGAGTGATTCTTCCTGATGAAATAAAAGAACTCCAAGCTTATGGAATAACGCGCATTTATTCCCCAGATGATGGACGCACGTTAGGTTTACAAGGCATGATTAACGATTTAATTGAGCAAAGTGATTTCCCTACTGGGCTTAATCTTAATGGAGAATTAAAAGAAATTGAAGAAAAAAATGTTCGTTCGATAGGTCGAATAATATCTGCAGCAGAGAATTATCCTGAAAGTATTGTTGGATTTATTAATAATATAAAAGAAAAGAAGCTTTGCAAACAATCTCCTGTACTGGGTATTACGGGAACAGGTGGTGCAGGAAAATCTTCCATGGTAGATGAGCTGGTCCGAAGATTTTTGGATGACTTTCCTGAAAAAACAATAGGAATTATTTCTGTTGATCCATCCAAACGAAAAACAGGTGGAGCCTTGTTGGGAGACAGAATTCGTATGAATTCAATTCATAATCCCAGAGTTTATATGCGCTCTTTGGCAACACGACAGTCTAATCTTGCCATGAGCAAATATGTGCAGGATGCAGTCTGTGTTTTGGCAGCGGCAAATTATGATCTCATTATTTTAGAACCCTCTGGAATTGGACAATCCGATACTGAAATCATCGATCATAGCGATGTTTCATTGTATGTAATGACTCCAGAATATGGAGCAGCAACTCAGCTGGAAAAAATTGATATGCTGGATTTTGCAGATGTGATTGCTTTGAATAAATTCGACAAAAGAGGGTCGCTTGATGCACTAAGAGATGTTAGAAAGCAATATCAGCGAAACCATCAATTGTGGGAACAGAAAGTGGAAGAAATGCCTGTTTACGGTACAATTGCTTCTCAATTCAATGATCCTGGAGTCAATGAATTATACCGAGCAATTATTAATACTGTTGTTAAAAAAACAGGAAAAGATTTCGAAAGTGGAATACAAGAAACCGATGAATTATCAGAGAAAATTCATATTATTCCTCCTAACAGAGTCCGTTACCTTTCTGAAATTACGGATACCATACGTCAGTATAATAAATGGTCTGAAGATCAAGCTGAGATTGCACAAAAGCTTTATAATTTAACCGAATCAATTTCACTTTTAGCTGAAACTGATCATGCAGAAGCAAAGAAGAGTTTGGAAACTCTTGCACAGTCAATTGAGCTTGAACTTGACAGGAAAAACAAAATGATACTTGATGGCTGGGAAGAAAAAACTGCCTGCTTTCAGCAAGATGAATTTGTATATAAAGTAAGAGATAAAGAAATTAAAGTTGAAACATTCACCAAGTCGCTTTCTCATTCAAAAATTCCCAAAATATCCTTTCCAAAATACAAAGCTTGGGGTGATATTTTAAAATGGATTTTGAGAGAAAATTTCCCAGGTGAATTCCCCTATGCAGCTGGTGTTTTTCCTTTCAAACGTGAAGGAGAAGATCCGACCAGAATGTTTGCTGGTGAAGGTGGACCTGAAAGAACGAACAAACGGTTTCATTATGTTTCAGTAAATATGCCTGCCAAAAGGTTGTCTACTGCCTTCGATTCAGTAACCTTATACGGTCGGGATCCTGATCGCAGACCTGACATTTATGGAAAGATTGGTAATGCCGGAGTTTCTATTTGTTGCCTCGATGATGCAAAAAAACTCTATTCCGGCTTTGATTTGGTCAATCCAAAAACATCTGTATCGATGACCATCAACGGACCTGCTCCTGCGATGGTGGGTTATTTCATGAATGCAGCCATTGATCAAAATTGCGAGAAGTACATTATTGAGAATGGACTTGTTGATGAAATCAATAAAAAGATTGAAGCCATTTTCAAAGAAAAAGGAACAAAAAGACCAGCTTATCAAGGAAAACTTCCTGAAGGAAATAATGGTTTAGGATTAATGCTTCTAGGTGTTTGCGGAGAAATGGTTCTTCCTGCTGACGTTTATAGTAAAATAAAGGCCGATACTATTTGTGCAGTGAGAGGAACTGTTCAAGCTGATATACTAAAAGAAGACCAGGCACAAAACACCTGTATATTTTCTACCGATTTCTCTCTGAAATTGATGGGCGATATTCAGTCCTACTTTATCGATAATTATGTCCGGAATTTCTATTCTGTATCCATTTCAGGGTATCATATTGCTGAAGCAGGTGCAAATCCAATTAGTCAGCTAGCCTTTACATTAGCAAATGGTTTTACCTATGTCGAGTACTATTTGTCAAGAGGAATGAACATCGATGACTTTGCTCCTAACCTATCATTCTTCTTCTCCAATGGAATTGATCCAGAATATTCAGTATTGGGCCGAGTAGCCAGACTGATTTGGGCCAAAGCCATGAAAATGAAATATGGAGGAAATGCCCGTTCTCAAATGCTCAAATATCACATTCAAACTTCAGGTCGCTCCTTGCATGCGCAGGAAATAGATTTCAATGATATCAGAACGACTTTGCAAGCACTCTATGCCATATACGACAATTGCAACTCATTACATACTAATGCCTACGATGAAGCGATAACCACTCCAACCGAAGAAAGTGTTAGGAGAGCAGTTGCAATACAAATGATCATCAATCATGAATTGGGTTTAGCTAAAAATCAGAATCCATTACAGGGTTCTTTTATTATTGAAGAACTTACTGATTTAGTGGAAGAAGCAGTTATGGCAGAATTCGATCGCATCACAGAAAGAGGTGGAGTATTAGGTGCTATGGAAACCATGTATCAGCGAGGTAAAATCCAAGAAGAATCCTTGTATTATGAAACATTGAAACATACAGGAGAATTGCCAATTATGGGAGTAAATACTTGGTTATCTTCAACAGGCTCGCCTACAACCATACCCGGAGAAGTAATCCGAGCTACGGAAGAAGAAAAAGAATATCAGATTGGCATGCTTGAACAACTTCACCAAACCTATCAGCAAGAATCAGAATCCATATTGGTAGAATTGAAAGATGCGGCCATTAAGAATAAAAACATTTTCAATGCATTGATGGAAGCAACAAAAGTATGCTCGATAGGCCAGATCACCTCTGCTTTATTTGAGGTTGGTGGACAGTATCGTAGAAATATGTAA